In one Leptogranulimonas caecicola genomic region, the following are encoded:
- the pepT gene encoding peptidase T, with the protein MAEDITERFMRYCAIPSQSNPASSDKVPSTSSQHIMAQVLEEDLLALGALDVCRDDHAYVIAHWPSSLGLEQAPCLGLIAHLDTAWQAKGDPVHPQLRLYEGKPLVLCKQEGKKIQLTSEFNPELEAFVGQEIVTSDGTSLLGGDDKAGVAEIFGYLERLKEHPDIPHPPLAVAFVPDEEIGHGAALLDLDSFGAAYGYTLDAGPLGECAYETFNAATATVTATGCSVHPGTAKGRLVNALEVLMAFHRLLPAPERPEYTEGREGFFLLVSCQGNVEQAQATYGVRDHDPAKFEKRKHQMEAAAAYIDELFGEGTLKLAFEDVYRNMGEEIEKTPELVDVMLQAYEDCGVTPHVIAMRGGTDGSQLTFRGLPCPNISSGYYNAHGPLEFVPVHDLCAMVDVLEALGRRFAQQAL; encoded by the coding sequence ATGGCTGAGGACATAACAGAGCGTTTTATGCGGTATTGCGCTATTCCATCGCAATCAAATCCCGCTTCCTCAGACAAGGTGCCCTCGACTTCCTCCCAGCACATCATGGCCCAGGTGCTCGAAGAAGACCTTTTGGCACTAGGCGCGCTTGATGTGTGTCGGGACGACCACGCCTACGTCATCGCCCACTGGCCCTCGAGCCTTGGCCTTGAGCAGGCCCCTTGCCTGGGCCTGATCGCCCATCTGGACACCGCCTGGCAAGCTAAAGGCGATCCGGTCCATCCTCAGTTGCGCCTCTATGAGGGAAAGCCTTTGGTGCTCTGCAAGCAGGAAGGCAAGAAAATCCAGCTCACATCTGAGTTCAACCCGGAGTTGGAGGCGTTTGTCGGCCAGGAGATCGTCACCAGCGACGGCACCTCCCTTCTAGGAGGCGACGACAAAGCAGGCGTCGCTGAGATCTTTGGGTATCTGGAGAGGCTCAAGGAGCATCCAGACATTCCGCATCCGCCGTTGGCGGTGGCGTTTGTGCCCGATGAGGAGATCGGCCATGGCGCAGCCCTTCTTGACTTGGATTCCTTCGGGGCTGCCTATGGCTATACTCTGGACGCAGGTCCGCTTGGAGAATGCGCATACGAGACATTCAATGCGGCTACGGCTACAGTGACTGCGACCGGGTGCTCGGTGCATCCGGGAACGGCCAAGGGCCGCCTGGTGAACGCTCTGGAGGTGCTCATGGCGTTTCATAGGCTTTTGCCCGCTCCTGAGCGCCCAGAGTATACCGAGGGGCGCGAGGGCTTCTTCTTGCTGGTCTCTTGCCAGGGGAATGTCGAGCAAGCCCAGGCGACCTATGGGGTGCGCGACCATGACCCGGCCAAGTTTGAGAAGAGAAAGCATCAGATGGAGGCAGCAGCCGCCTATATCGACGAGCTCTTTGGAGAAGGCACCCTCAAGCTTGCCTTCGAGGATGTCTACCGCAATATGGGAGAAGAGATCGAGAAGACCCCTGAGCTTGTAGACGTGATGCTTCAAGCCTATGAGGACTGCGGGGTGACACCTCATGTCATCGCCATGCGCGGCGGTACCGATGGCTCGCAGCTCACCTTCAGGGGCCTTCCTTGCCCCAATATATCCAGCGGTTATTACAATGCCCATGGCCCGCTGGAGTTTGTGCCGGTGCACGATCTTTGCGCCATGGTGGACGTGCTGGAGGCACTGGGCAGGCGTTTTGCACAACAGGCTTTGTAA
- a CDS encoding ABC transporter substrate-binding protein, with protein sequence MSLTTTRRGFIKGGAGLSLAAAASLYMAGCSGPAGEGKVLRYGCANPKVSLDLQTNTSNEIGVAESICEPLIRFNEKLEMEPVLLTKMPEISADGLTYTFELKDKLPVHDGSNLTANDVKFTFTRMFLPSTKNPSTNVYDTIVGAKDVMDGKTEELAGLTVQDDTHFTIVLESVQAIFLPMLTEFYALIYPEAACKAAGDSWGTGTNFVGTGPFKLTAESPTGLTLETFADYHGGPAKIDGIEVSYVDDPNTLVMNYKAGQIDLCNLAPSLYDQYVDDEEVAGSIVAYTPASTRFVNLNLHEDMFKDPRVRQALSLAINRDELVNTVLQGASTACSQFCAPGEEGHDDSLETLAFDPDKAKALLADAGVSNLAFDFPVRSRDEVVATALQEYWRNIGVTANISIMDDGMWVDQRAAGALPCTLITWTTLCWIGAEHMRSFFYSSKASQRSSFYDSPTFDSLVDEAEATMDAAKRTDLTLQADNQLVNVDFGTIPVDWPQTPYLKDEDFSGIYRVYDFKFTNQLA encoded by the coding sequence ATGTCTCTTACTACTACTCGTCGAGGCTTCATCAAGGGCGGCGCCGGTCTCTCGTTGGCTGCGGCAGCCAGTCTTTATATGGCTGGATGCTCCGGCCCCGCAGGCGAAGGCAAGGTGCTTCGCTATGGCTGCGCCAATCCCAAGGTGTCGCTGGACTTGCAAACCAACACTTCCAATGAGATTGGCGTGGCAGAGTCCATCTGCGAGCCCCTCATTCGCTTCAACGAGAAGCTCGAGATGGAGCCGGTGTTGCTCACCAAGATGCCGGAAATCTCTGCGGATGGCCTCACCTATACCTTTGAGCTCAAAGACAAGCTTCCGGTCCATGATGGCTCCAACCTCACCGCCAATGACGTGAAGTTCACCTTCACCCGCATGTTCTTGCCTTCTACCAAAAACCCCTCCACCAACGTCTATGACACCATCGTGGGCGCCAAAGACGTCATGGATGGCAAGACGGAGGAGCTTGCGGGCCTTACCGTCCAAGACGACACCCACTTCACCATAGTGCTGGAGAGCGTCCAGGCGATCTTCCTGCCCATGCTCACCGAGTTTTACGCCCTCATCTACCCCGAGGCCGCCTGCAAAGCCGCCGGCGACTCCTGGGGGACCGGCACCAATTTTGTGGGCACCGGCCCCTTCAAGCTCACTGCCGAGAGTCCTACAGGCCTCACCTTGGAGACCTTCGCCGACTACCACGGCGGCCCTGCCAAGATCGACGGTATCGAAGTGAGCTATGTAGACGATCCCAACACTTTGGTAATGAACTACAAAGCCGGACAGATCGATCTGTGCAACCTCGCCCCTTCCCTCTACGACCAGTATGTAGACGACGAGGAAGTGGCTGGCTCCATCGTGGCCTACACCCCTGCCAGCACTCGCTTTGTGAACCTCAACCTTCATGAGGACATGTTTAAGGATCCTCGCGTTCGACAGGCCCTCTCCTTGGCCATCAATCGCGACGAATTGGTAAACACCGTGCTCCAAGGCGCCTCCACTGCCTGCTCGCAGTTTTGCGCGCCTGGCGAGGAGGGCCATGACGACTCGCTTGAGACCCTTGCCTTCGATCCCGATAAGGCCAAAGCGTTGCTAGCTGATGCCGGCGTGTCAAACCTGGCCTTTGACTTTCCTGTACGCTCTCGCGACGAAGTGGTGGCCACTGCCCTGCAGGAGTATTGGCGAAACATTGGCGTCACCGCCAACATATCCATCATGGATGACGGCATGTGGGTTGACCAGCGCGCTGCCGGCGCCCTCCCCTGCACCCTCATCACTTGGACTACCCTCTGCTGGATTGGCGCCGAGCACATGCGCTCGTTCTTCTACTCATCCAAGGCTTCCCAGCGAAGCTCGTTCTACGATTCTCCCACCTTTGATTCGCTGGTGGATGAGGCTGAGGCCACCATGGACGCCGCCAAGCGCACCGATCTTACGCTGCAGGCAGACAACCAGTTGGTAAACGTCGACTTTGGCACCATTCCTGTGGACTGGCCTCAGACCCCTTATCTTAAAGATGAGGACTTCTCTGGCATCTACCGCGTCTACGACTTCAAGTTCACCAATCAGCTGGCCTAG
- a CDS encoding ABC transporter ATP-binding protein gives MASFDEKDIVLKVRGLTKHYPIKKGVFGTSESVVHALENVSFDVHRGETFAIVGESGCGKSTCGKCVLRLTEPTSGSVMLDGQEFTQLKGNELTEARKKLKLIFQDPYSSLNPRMTVADIIAEPIDIAKTYKTKEERNRRVDEIMEAVGLDLSYRSRYPHEFSGGQRQRIGIARAIVLEPEIVICDEPVSALDVSVQAKVINLLEELQDRLGLAYIFISHDLSVVKHISDNVMVMYLGHMMEKASKDQLFAKPLHPYTQALLDVVPKIGPGRIQDKRILQGDVPSPANPPKGCCFHTRCPQCMKVCLTQEPQELEAEPGHIVACHLFDKGLAPDQKEPVAINSAEAAQL, from the coding sequence ATGGCTTCCTTTGACGAGAAAGACATAGTTCTAAAAGTGCGCGGCTTGACCAAGCACTATCCCATCAAGAAGGGCGTCTTTGGCACTTCTGAGTCTGTAGTCCACGCATTGGAAAACGTTTCCTTCGACGTTCATCGTGGCGAGACCTTCGCCATTGTGGGCGAATCCGGCTGCGGCAAATCCACTTGCGGCAAGTGCGTCTTGCGTCTCACCGAGCCCACCTCTGGCTCTGTGATGCTGGATGGCCAGGAGTTCACCCAGCTTAAAGGCAATGAGCTCACAGAAGCTCGCAAAAAGCTCAAGCTCATCTTCCAGGACCCCTATAGCTCTTTGAATCCTCGCATGACGGTGGCAGACATCATTGCCGAGCCCATCGACATCGCCAAGACCTACAAGACCAAAGAGGAGCGGAACCGCCGCGTGGACGAGATCATGGAGGCGGTGGGCCTCGACCTTTCCTATCGCTCCCGCTATCCCCACGAGTTTTCTGGCGGCCAGCGCCAGCGCATCGGCATTGCCCGTGCCATTGTCCTAGAGCCCGAGATCGTCATCTGCGACGAGCCTGTCTCAGCCTTGGACGTCTCCGTCCAAGCCAAAGTTATCAACTTGCTTGAGGAGCTCCAAGACCGCCTGGGCTTGGCTTACATCTTCATCTCCCATGATCTCTCGGTGGTAAAGCACATCTCCGACAACGTCATGGTCATGTATCTGGGCCATATGATGGAAAAGGCCTCCAAAGACCAGCTTTTTGCAAAACCGCTCCATCCCTATACCCAGGCGCTCCTCGACGTGGTTCCCAAAATCGGACCTGGTCGCATCCAAGATAAGCGCATCCTTCAGGGTGACGTGCCAAGCCCTGCCAATCCTCCTAAGGGCTGCTGCTTCCATACCCGCTGTCCTCAGTGCATGAAGGTATGCCTCACCCAAGAGCCCCAAGAGCTCGAGGCCGAGCCCGGCCATATTGTCGCCTGCCACCTCTTCGACAAGGGCCTTGCCCCCGACCAAAAGGAACCCGTGGCCATCAACTCTGCAGAGGCCGCCCAGCTCTAA
- a CDS encoding ABC transporter ATP-binding protein, translating into MAESTLRGAQGENLLEVNDLCVTLFTDAGELPCIQNLSFVMRRGETLAVVGESGCGKSMTALSIMNLIPKPPAKIVGGAIRFEGTDLVQLSEEQMRSYRGNAISMIFQEPMTSLNPVMLCGKQIAEGLLVHNKEMSKQEADERALEMIKFVGIPAPEKVAHSYPFELSGGMRQRIMIAMALACSPAMLICDEPTTALDVTIQAQVLQLIDKMREETNTAVMLITHDMGVVSEMADWVLVMYAGRQVEYTRSPVLFKHPAHPYTQGLIDSIPSMESSSGELYAIPGNVPMLSDLPSGCLFHPRCPHAKGICTKQCPRFTPVEGDENHQVACWMYTDAWKEA; encoded by the coding sequence GTGGCAGAAAGCACTTTGCGAGGCGCGCAGGGCGAGAACCTCTTAGAGGTGAATGACCTCTGCGTCACTCTTTTCACCGATGCAGGCGAGCTTCCCTGCATCCAGAACCTCTCCTTTGTGATGCGCCGTGGAGAGACGTTAGCCGTGGTGGGGGAGTCTGGTTGCGGCAAATCCATGACCGCCCTCTCCATCATGAATCTCATTCCCAAGCCTCCTGCAAAGATCGTGGGCGGCGCCATACGCTTTGAGGGCACTGACTTGGTGCAGCTCAGCGAAGAGCAGATGCGCAGCTATCGCGGCAACGCCATCTCCATGATCTTCCAAGAGCCTATGACCTCGCTTAACCCCGTGATGCTCTGTGGCAAGCAGATCGCCGAGGGACTCCTGGTGCACAACAAGGAGATGTCCAAGCAAGAGGCTGATGAGCGCGCTCTTGAGATGATCAAATTCGTGGGCATTCCTGCTCCCGAGAAGGTCGCCCACAGCTATCCCTTTGAGCTCTCTGGCGGCATGCGCCAGCGCATCATGATCGCTATGGCTCTCGCTTGCAGCCCTGCCATGCTCATCTGCGACGAGCCCACCACCGCTTTGGACGTCACCATTCAGGCCCAGGTGCTCCAGCTCATCGACAAGATGCGCGAGGAGACAAACACTGCCGTCATGCTCATCACCCATGACATGGGTGTAGTCTCCGAGATGGCTGATTGGGTTTTGGTCATGTATGCAGGCCGCCAAGTGGAATACACCCGTTCCCCAGTGCTCTTCAAGCATCCGGCGCATCCCTATACCCAAGGCCTCATCGACTCCATTCCCTCTATGGAGTCCTCTAGTGGCGAGCTCTATGCCATACCTGGCAATGTGCCTATGCTCTCAGACCTTCCTTCGGGATGTCTCTTCCATCCTCGCTGCCCTCATGCCAAAGGCATCTGCACCAAACAGTGCCCCCGCTTCACTCCGGTTGAGGGCGACGAGAACCACCAGGTAGCTTGTTGGATGTATACCGATGCCTGGAAGGAGGCGTAA
- a CDS encoding ABC transporter permease — protein sequence MSVNDPKKFEEAIDKEVLEDNGVAVPPSSFDGYNSETNPINSESYPEMLDDANPDIDRVPETKRQKAEKLSAEISRQNLDASLKAEAHGKKKKVAQNYWAVSWNIFRKDKLGMVCLVVVCLLVLIALCAPLLAPYDPDTQNLQAMLQPPSAEHWFGTDNYGRDLFSRVIYGCRVSLSVGVVSQLLALAIGFFAGVAAGYFGGKVDSVISFIIQVFSSFPFLLFAIIVMFVMGPGLANLYVALGLLGWTSMARLVRGDVKRLKGSEYIQACIISGGKPLRIIMRHLLPNCVSTIIVMATLGIPGAIMSEASLSFLGLGVQPPMSSWGQMISASQPYIQSSTYFSVIPGIAIIITVMAFNLLGDAMRDALDPKLRS from the coding sequence ATGAGCGTCAATGATCCAAAGAAGTTCGAAGAGGCCATAGATAAAGAAGTGCTAGAGGATAACGGTGTCGCCGTGCCCCCCAGCTCGTTCGATGGCTATAACTCTGAGACCAATCCCATCAATAGCGAAAGCTATCCTGAGATGCTTGATGACGCTAACCCCGATATCGATCGGGTGCCTGAGACCAAGCGTCAAAAAGCCGAGAAGCTTTCCGCAGAAATCTCGCGCCAAAACCTAGACGCCTCTCTCAAGGCAGAGGCCCACGGCAAAAAGAAGAAAGTCGCTCAAAACTACTGGGCCGTCTCCTGGAATATCTTCCGTAAGGACAAGCTGGGCATGGTATGCCTCGTGGTGGTATGCCTGCTGGTGCTCATTGCCCTCTGCGCCCCGCTTCTGGCACCCTATGATCCAGACACCCAAAACCTCCAAGCCATGTTGCAGCCGCCCTCGGCGGAGCACTGGTTTGGCACCGACAATTACGGGCGCGATCTGTTCTCCCGTGTGATCTACGGATGCCGCGTATCTCTTTCTGTAGGCGTGGTCTCTCAGCTTCTGGCATTGGCCATCGGCTTCTTCGCCGGTGTGGCTGCAGGTTACTTTGGTGGCAAAGTCGACTCGGTGATCTCCTTTATCATCCAAGTCTTTTCCAGCTTCCCCTTCCTGCTCTTCGCCATTATTGTCATGTTCGTTATGGGCCCGGGCCTTGCCAACCTCTATGTAGCACTGGGGCTTTTGGGCTGGACTTCTATGGCACGATTGGTGCGTGGAGACGTTAAGCGCCTCAAGGGGTCAGAGTATATCCAGGCGTGCATCATCTCTGGAGGAAAGCCTCTGCGTATTATCATGCGCCATCTGCTGCCCAACTGCGTTTCAACCATCATCGTTATGGCTACCTTGGGCATTCCCGGTGCCATTATGAGCGAGGCATCCCTTTCCTTCCTGGGTTTGGGCGTGCAGCCTCCCATGTCCAGCTGGGGTCAGATGATTAGCGCTTCTCAGCCTTATATTCAAAGTTCTACCTATTTCTCTGTGATTCCTGGTATTGCCATCATCATCACGGTAATGGCTTTCAATCTGTTGGGCGACGCCATGCGTGACGCCCTTGACCCCAAGCTGCGTTCCTAA
- a CDS encoding ABC transporter permease: MRDYLVKRLLQAIGIILCISAITFFMLNIVPGDPVRIMMGDMADEATIETVRHNMGLDRPVVEQYFSWLGGMLTGDFGSSYTQRKPVGMLMGQAFQVTAALALAAYVFALVLGLIIGVVSAAKRGTWVDKTLMSLSIFGISAPVFWVAIILQIIFALHLHLFPLSGIKTPVYFVLPTVALGVRYAASIARVTRTSMLEVLSQDFMRTAEAKGLAYWVIVIRHAMRNALIPIITIAGTQLGDIFTGSILIESIFSMPGMGKMMLDAINARDLPLIQGGVMYIALICVVVYFVVDVLYAVVDPRIRLGEEGAN, translated from the coding sequence ATGCGGGATTACTTGGTCAAGCGCCTGCTGCAGGCCATTGGCATTATCCTGTGCATCTCCGCCATTACCTTCTTTATGCTCAACATTGTGCCTGGCGACCCAGTGCGCATCATGATGGGCGATATGGCGGACGAGGCTACCATCGAGACTGTACGTCATAATATGGGTCTTGATCGTCCCGTAGTGGAGCAGTACTTCTCCTGGCTTGGAGGAATGCTCACCGGAGATTTTGGAAGCTCCTATACCCAGCGCAAACCTGTGGGCATGCTTATGGGCCAGGCTTTCCAAGTGACGGCAGCCCTGGCACTTGCTGCCTATGTGTTCGCCCTTGTGTTGGGCCTCATTATAGGCGTGGTGTCTGCTGCCAAACGCGGTACCTGGGTGGATAAAACCCTCATGAGCCTTTCCATCTTTGGCATCTCGGCGCCGGTGTTTTGGGTGGCCATCATTTTGCAGATCATCTTTGCCCTGCATCTACACCTGTTCCCGCTCTCAGGCATCAAAACGCCTGTCTACTTTGTGCTACCCACAGTGGCATTGGGAGTGCGCTATGCGGCATCCATCGCTCGCGTGACCCGCACCTCCATGCTGGAGGTGCTCTCCCAAGACTTCATGAGGACGGCGGAGGCCAAAGGTCTGGCCTACTGGGTCATCGTGATCCGCCATGCCATGCGCAACGCATTGATTCCCATCATTACCATTGCCGGCACCCAGCTCGGCGATATCTTCACTGGCTCTATACTCATCGAGTCTATCTTCTCGATGCCGGGCATGGGCAAGATGATGCTGGATGCCATCAATGCTCGCGACCTTCCTCTCATTCAGGGCGGCGTGATGTACATCGCCCTTATCTGCGTGGTGGTCTATTTCGTAGTAGACGTGCTCTATGCCGTGGTCGATCCCCGCATTCGTCTGGGAGAGGAGGGAGCAAACTGA